From the Candidatus Omnitrophota bacterium genome, one window contains:
- a CDS encoding SLC13 family permease codes for MNAPAKTPSQPSPSITYLSQTVRYVDWKRIFFIFLGVFFFSIVYFSGPWTDAVDPKGERFVLTREGKGALALFLLTATWWVFEVIPIGATSLAIGVIQALFLIRDAKDAFHDFMDPSVMFIFASIVIGLVFTKSGLTKRLAYKMLVLVGERTSMIYLGCFLLTASLTLIMAHTAVAATVYPLLMAIYALYEESDKPTKFGKGLFIGMAFTAGAGSVVTLLGAARGAVAISFFKDFTQREITFFELTYYMLPLGWSMVLLIWLFFMIFFKPEKKTIPGLRERAKSLHSRLGPVSNREILTFVIVIGAVSVMSMRSFFAFLQPLDKTAIILTSTVLFFLFKILTVEDLEQIPWNIILLFGGAMSIGYCLWNTGAAKWLAVNWLAMFNKANWFVFVMGIALFVLIMTNFIMNVAAIAISLPVALAIAPYLGVAPDVILFASLAAAGMPFMLLVGAAPNAIAYESKQFSSGEFFLAGIPASLMLMILLAAFVLFIWPLMGMSVLLHP; via the coding sequence ATGAACGCACCTGCCAAAACGCCAAGCCAACCGAGTCCCTCTATTACATACCTGAGTCAAACGGTTCGTTACGTCGATTGGAAGCGTATCTTTTTTATTTTCCTGGGAGTTTTCTTTTTTTCCATCGTATACTTTTCCGGTCCCTGGACCGACGCCGTAGATCCGAAAGGAGAGCGTTTCGTCCTCACCCGCGAAGGGAAAGGCGCTCTGGCTCTTTTCCTGTTGACGGCGACATGGTGGGTTTTCGAGGTTATCCCCATCGGCGCCACCAGTCTCGCCATTGGAGTGATTCAGGCATTATTTCTGATCCGCGACGCCAAAGACGCCTTTCACGATTTCATGGATCCGTCGGTCATGTTCATCTTCGCCTCTATTGTTATCGGACTCGTTTTTACCAAGTCCGGCCTGACAAAACGGTTGGCTTATAAAATGCTGGTTTTAGTCGGCGAACGCACCAGCATGATTTATCTGGGCTGCTTCCTGTTAACCGCCTCCCTGACTCTGATTATGGCTCATACCGCCGTGGCGGCCACCGTTTACCCCCTCCTAATGGCGATCTACGCCTTATACGAAGAGAGCGATAAGCCCACCAAATTCGGCAAAGGGCTTTTCATTGGCATGGCCTTCACCGCGGGAGCAGGCAGCGTGGTTACATTGCTCGGCGCTGCGCGCGGCGCCGTAGCTATCAGTTTCTTTAAGGATTTTACCCAGCGGGAAATCACTTTCTTCGAACTTACGTATTACATGCTGCCTTTAGGGTGGTCGATGGTGCTGTTGATCTGGCTTTTCTTCATGATTTTCTTCAAACCGGAAAAGAAAACCATCCCCGGCCTGCGCGAAAGGGCGAAATCGCTGCATTCCCGATTGGGACCTGTTTCCAACCGGGAAATCCTGACGTTCGTCATTGTCATCGGGGCTGTGAGCGTGATGAGTATGCGCTCTTTTTTCGCTTTTCTGCAACCGTTAGACAAAACCGCCATTATCCTCACATCCACAGTTTTATTTTTCCTCTTTAAAATATTAACCGTCGAAGATCTAGAGCAAATCCCTTGGAACATCATTCTGCTCTTCGGCGGCGCCATGAGCATCGGCTATTGCCTTTGGAACACGGGCGCTGCCAAATGGCTCGCCGTCAACTGGTTGGCGATGTTCAACAAAGCCAACTGGTTCGTCTTCGTCATGGGGATCGCTTTATTCGTTTTGATTATGACCAACTTCATCATGAACGTCGCCGCCATCGCCATATCTTTGCCGGTGGCTTTAGCGATAGCCCCCTATCTTGGCGTCGCACCCGATGTTATACTGTTTGCATCATTAGCTGCGGCGGGAATGCCGTTTATGCTTCTAGTAGGCGCCGCGCCCAACGCCATCGCGTACGAAAGTAAGCAATTCTCCTCCGGCGAGTTCTTCCTTGCAGGCATTCCCGCCAGCCTAATGCTAATGATCTTGTTGGCGGCGTTTGTATTGTTCATCTGGCCGCTAATGGGAATGTCCGTCCTCCTGCATCCTTAG
- a CDS encoding CBS domain-containing protein: MESKRVKDFMIPLDKYPHVPCWFSLLQVMDVMAKSKIEFLGHTSLPRVVLVFDLDGQLHGMVRRRDILRGLEPQFLTQKSFTYSKKVFDIELDSNLAEFSYDKILKSFKDRAERPVSDVMLPVVETVDYEDHILTVINKMVVNNLSLLPVLKEKTVVGVIRSVEVYNEITRILVSEAL; this comes from the coding sequence ATGGAAAGCAAACGAGTCAAGGATTTCATGATCCCTTTAGATAAATATCCCCACGTCCCCTGCTGGTTCTCATTGCTCCAAGTCATGGACGTAATGGCCAAATCCAAAATCGAATTTCTCGGACATACTTCTCTGCCCCGCGTGGTTCTGGTATTCGATTTGGACGGGCAACTGCATGGCATGGTGCGCCGCCGCGATATTCTTCGGGGACTCGAACCGCAATTTTTGACGCAGAAGTCGTTTACCTATAGTAAAAAAGTATTCGATATTGAACTCGATTCCAACTTAGCCGAATTCTCTTACGATAAAATTCTTAAAAGCTTCAAAGATCGGGCGGAACGGCCGGTGAGCGACGTGATGCTGCCAGTTGTGGAAACCGTCGATTACGAAGATCATATCTTGACGGTTATCAACAAGATGGTCGTCAATAATTTAAGCCTTCTCCCCGTCCTGAAGGAAAAAACGGTTGTGGGCGTCATCCGCTCCGTGGAAGTGTATAACGAGATCACGCGAATTTTAGTGAGCGAAGCGTTGTAA
- a CDS encoding response regulator, with product MTLAKVLLVDDEEDFTNVLSQRLIARGLSVECAANGRTALQKAREMDFDIAILDYWMPEMDGLATLKKLREECPHLHVIMLTGHGDVKSGVEAMKQGAKDYLEKPADLQELLAKISEAKSQKELLFEQAIEEKINKIMGVKGW from the coding sequence ATGACGCTCGCGAAAGTTTTGTTGGTGGATGACGAAGAGGATTTTACGAATGTCCTATCCCAGCGCCTAATCGCCCGAGGTTTGTCGGTGGAATGCGCCGCCAATGGACGAACGGCGCTGCAAAAAGCGCGGGAAATGGATTTCGATATCGCGATCCTGGACTATTGGATGCCGGAAATGGACGGCCTAGCAACGTTGAAAAAATTGCGCGAGGAATGTCCCCATTTGCACGTCATCATGCTCACGGGCCACGGCGACGTGAAAAGCGGCGTCGAAGCCATGAAGCAAGGCGCGAAAGATTATTTGGAAAAACCGGCCGATCTGCAAGAGCTTTTAGCGAAAATCAGCGAGGCGAAATCGCAAAAAGAACTCTTGTTCGAACAGGCGATCGAAGAAAAAATCAATAAAATCATGGGCGTAAAAGGCTGGTAA
- a CDS encoding response regulator, with the protein MEHFSVLLVDDEAELVYTLAERLVIRGCDAAAATSSGDALKILAEKKFDVVVLDVKMPGMSGIELMRAIKKTNPQIKIILQTGRGSIEESKEGIREGAFDYLVKPVQIDDLIKKMKQALGKPS; encoded by the coding sequence ATGGAACATTTCAGCGTTTTACTCGTCGATGACGAAGCGGAGTTGGTCTATACGCTGGCGGAACGCCTAGTGATCCGAGGCTGCGACGCCGCCGCCGCGACGAGTTCCGGGGACGCCTTGAAAATCCTGGCGGAAAAGAAATTCGATGTCGTCGTTCTCGACGTGAAAATGCCGGGAATGAGCGGAATCGAATTGATGCGGGCGATAAAAAAAACCAATCCTCAAATCAAGATCATTCTGCAAACGGGACGCGGTTCCATCGAAGAGAGCAAAGAGGGAATTCGGGAAGGCGCCTTCGACTATTTGGTGAAGCCGGTTCAAATCGACGACTTGATAAAAAAAATGAAGCAGGCCTTGGGAAAACCATCATGA
- a CDS encoding ATP-binding protein, translating into MNFLKKIYYKAAPCWWGEGANGENELIRYRRLWKNSVFLLSTFCLLPLIVMTAVNYSQYRRALRHETIQPLSQQTAIMKRGLEFLLEERRFALNFLVQEKTISELTDPQKLAATLQNLKRSFGGFIDLGVIDSKGRQISYEGPYELLDRNYADQDWFHEVNLRGAYVSDMFTGYRNFPHFVIAVKSEEIQHNFFVLRATIDMEMLNQRIHSLSLKPSSDAFLINQKGFMQTPSVNHGNVMQKCAIPVPPYSDSSEVVEQAGENGHPYFLAYSYIQQSPFIFMVVTDSSELNKSWFALRRELFLFLILSVIVILILIVATATYLVSRVREADQKRAALFHEMEYTNKMASIGRLASGVAHEINNPLAIINEKAGLMKDLLTLSGIFPHKERLEAFAESILHSVERCRTITHRLLGFAKHMDLSLETVNLANLIAEVLGFLEKEASYRNLRISIRELNEIPLIQSDRSQLQQVFLNIVNNAFAAVEEGGRIDIELKKENDSFVSIDIADNGCGIPEEYIQHIFEPFFTTKKSYGTGLGLSITYGIVQKLGGRIGVQSKAGEGTTFTVTLPIDKSISG; encoded by the coding sequence ATGAATTTTCTCAAAAAGATTTATTACAAAGCGGCTCCTTGTTGGTGGGGAGAAGGCGCGAACGGCGAGAACGAGCTGATCCGTTATCGCCGATTATGGAAAAATTCCGTGTTTTTGCTATCTACCTTCTGCCTGCTGCCGCTCATCGTTATGACAGCCGTCAACTACTCGCAATACCGCCGCGCATTGCGTCACGAAACAATTCAGCCGTTATCCCAGCAAACGGCCATCATGAAGCGGGGCTTGGAATTTCTCTTGGAGGAACGGCGCTTCGCTCTCAATTTCCTCGTTCAGGAAAAAACGATATCCGAATTGACCGATCCCCAAAAGTTGGCGGCCACCTTGCAGAATCTCAAGCGCTCCTTCGGCGGATTCATCGATTTGGGAGTCATCGACTCTAAAGGCAGGCAAATCTCCTACGAAGGCCCCTATGAGTTATTGGACAGGAATTACGCCGATCAGGATTGGTTTCACGAAGTGAATCTGCGCGGCGCTTACGTCAGCGACATGTTTACGGGCTACCGCAATTTCCCCCATTTCGTCATCGCCGTCAAATCGGAAGAAATCCAGCATAATTTCTTCGTCTTGCGGGCCACGATCGATATGGAAATGTTGAATCAACGCATTCACTCATTGTCCTTGAAGCCGTCCAGCGACGCTTTTCTCATCAACCAAAAAGGCTTTATGCAGACTCCATCCGTCAATCACGGCAACGTAATGCAAAAGTGCGCCATTCCCGTTCCGCCCTATTCCGACTCCAGCGAAGTCGTCGAACAAGCTGGCGAGAACGGCCATCCTTATTTTTTGGCCTATTCCTATATCCAGCAATCGCCATTCATCTTCATGGTCGTTACGGATTCATCCGAATTGAACAAGAGTTGGTTCGCCCTGCGGCGCGAACTGTTCTTGTTCTTGATCCTGAGCGTAATCGTCATACTGATCTTGATCGTCGCTACGGCGACGTATCTCGTCTCCCGCGTACGGGAAGCCGACCAGAAACGCGCCGCTCTTTTCCATGAGATGGAATACACCAACAAAATGGCCTCCATCGGACGCCTGGCGTCGGGCGTCGCCCACGAAATCAACAATCCTCTGGCTATCATCAACGAGAAAGCGGGTTTGATGAAAGACCTGCTGACGCTGTCCGGCATCTTTCCCCATAAAGAACGCCTCGAGGCTTTCGCCGAATCCATCCTTCATTCCGTGGAGCGCTGCCGGACTATCACCCATCGCCTCTTAGGGTTCGCCAAACACATGGACTTAAGCCTGGAAACGGTAAATCTCGCCAACCTTATCGCGGAAGTTCTCGGTTTTTTGGAAAAGGAAGCCAGTTACCGCAATTTGCGCATCTCCATCCGCGAGTTGAACGAGATTCCTTTGATCCAAAGCGACCGCAGCCAATTGCAGCAAGTCTTCCTTAATATCGTCAATAATGCCTTCGCCGCCGTGGAAGAAGGAGGCCGCATCGATATCGAACTGAAAAAGGAAAACGATTCGTTTGTTTCCATCGACATAGCCGACAACGGCTGCGGCATCCCCGAAGAATACATTCAGCATATCTTCGAGCCATTCTTCACAACGAAAAAAAGTTACGGAACCGGCCTCGGCCTCTCCATCACATATGGCATCGTGCAAAAACTGGGCGGCCGCATCGGCGTGCAAAGCAAGGCGGGCGAGGGGACGACGTTCACCGTAACCCTGCCGATCGATAAATCTATTAGCGGATGA
- a CDS encoding cytidylate kinase family protein, with amino-acid sequence MSVITLFSASHCHGEEIAKRTAGLMGYDFIGSEILEEASRLFDSPLEKLSRAMHDPPPLLNNVTREKEQNIAYIRSAFAERLKKDNFVYHGFAGHLLPKTLNHILRICIVADREYRIRQAMEADKLTEKQAAQKIEKDDERQCQWTQFLFDIGPWDQKLYDIKIPIHSMSIEEAVQLIEENAQKDTLKTTPASRQAVEDFAIAARVQIALLKKGYEMEVYCDYGAVSILINKFTWRLERLKKKLEGIAAAVSGVQKAEARVGPHFHRSRISSLDFEVPSQVLLVDDEKEFVLTLSERLRMRNIPSQVVYNGEEALSLVKNDEPDVVVLDLMMPGIHGVDVLRQLKKDHPNIEVIILTGHGSAKDEELTRELGAFAYLQKPVDIDKLAQTMKQAYEKIQKRLENEYQRGNESANP; translated from the coding sequence ATGTCCGTTATCACTCTCTTTAGCGCCTCGCATTGCCACGGAGAAGAAATCGCGAAACGAACCGCCGGACTTATGGGATACGATTTCATCGGTTCGGAAATCCTGGAGGAGGCTTCCAGGCTTTTCGATTCGCCTTTGGAAAAATTATCCCGCGCTATGCACGATCCCCCGCCGCTTCTCAACAACGTCACCCGCGAAAAAGAACAGAACATCGCCTATATTCGATCGGCATTCGCCGAGCGTTTGAAGAAAGACAACTTCGTCTATCACGGATTCGCAGGCCATCTCCTTCCCAAAACCCTCAATCATATCCTGCGCATTTGCATCGTGGCGGATCGCGAATACCGCATCCGGCAAGCGATGGAAGCGGATAAATTGACGGAAAAGCAGGCGGCGCAAAAGATCGAAAAAGACGACGAACGGCAATGCCAGTGGACGCAATTTCTCTTCGATATCGGTCCTTGGGATCAAAAGCTCTACGATATAAAGATTCCCATTCACTCGATGTCCATCGAAGAAGCCGTTCAACTCATCGAAGAAAACGCTCAAAAAGATACTTTAAAAACGACGCCCGCTTCTAGGCAAGCCGTCGAGGATTTCGCCATCGCCGCCCGCGTCCAAATCGCCTTGTTGAAAAAAGGCTACGAGATGGAGGTCTATTGCGATTACGGCGCCGTTTCCATTCTCATCAATAAATTCACCTGGCGATTGGAACGCTTGAAAAAGAAATTGGAAGGGATCGCCGCCGCTGTCTCCGGCGTCCAAAAAGCCGAGGCGAGAGTAGGGCCGCATTTCCATCGTTCGCGCATCTCCTCGCTCGATTTCGAGGTTCCTTCCCAAGTTTTGCTCGTCGACGACGAAAAGGAATTCGTCTTGACCTTGTCGGAACGGCTGCGCATGAGAAACATTCCTTCGCAGGTCGTCTATAACGGAGAAGAAGCGCTATCTCTGGTCAAGAACGACGAGCCTGACGTGGTGGTGCTGGATTTGATGATGCCGGGCATTCATGGTGTGGACGTTCTCCGCCAATTGAAAAAAGATCATCCCAACATTGAAGTCATCATCCTGACGGGACATGGTTCGGCCAAGGACGAGGAACTGACGCGAGAGTTGGGCGCCTTCGCTTATCTCCAAAAGCCAGTGGATATCGACAAATTGGCTCAAACCATGAAGCAGGCTTACGAAAAAATCCAAAAGCGGCTGGAAAACGAATACCAGCGTGGAAATGAATCCGCGAATCCCTAA
- a CDS encoding PAS domain S-box protein: protein MNAFHKWWMNFLWFQYVFLFIQSSAHSQNLPAAAWRSIEPPIEKLDQPWKMQSYIEDAALHYKLIFHFDFDRLGNVWFATEEGLYQYDGYVWRRYTESEGLPTRFVRCVLSASDGRLWVGTDRGAGVYDGATFQSFDSQTGLAKTSVRRIVEDKDGALWFCCDRWPQENAAGGLFSYRNGEWKIYGEKDGLPSDYIVDYFRDSQNRQFVLTSKGLAQWMNGRWINPLEMENLPGANDFFWCIAESPQWGVLATTAKAHYLLKNGQWIRFDNLFPKPNKICSTRDGLLISCQDTETNLRAFLQWNGWNFTAFSGNILNPIGNIEFCREAPDGSLWAVGYACIMRWMREGSEWREYENLPPPRCVDRQGRVWFAGEEGIVRYDGGRQWKTCSAVFDNIALGRDNDVWGWKEKVIARFAGDEIVDYGLDETGLAQPQGFNKDSQGKIWFNGLDKNGNQALSVFDGKNWNPLILPELQSGRIVQSASDPIQGMWYLLEKEKKFELYYINQEMAQKQRLDDLVANAGRITFFVNRKRELWFYGETGVYSYVGPEGKKEWMPIVGIPGKNVFSMFEDNRRDDVWFGYYSPYADYGVITRLNKLTQKWDYYAVDARRFGKINEEGTILFGGYRRLFIASEKTNHIPIQLTIPNAAEVHDAFIDQRGDIWIQTEQSTLRYHPDEIKPKTVIVNVPDEILEGEAIDVKLYGIERYSPHLSDRNFHFSWRIDEGEWSLYQEAQNRTISISGFRSGRRTIYIRARDEGLDIEDSPVQHSFYVRPNSLFGYASIQAFFVIGFSLISFLAVYSLWARRKIAQYAARLQENLEVRTSELKHSEERFRNLVDQAAEFIIVNDEDGRIIDANRYACESLGYAREELLSLTLNDLEISVPFQIKSAVMRELTPDAPVTVPGIFQRKDGSRFPIEARVGLFESGSDRFYLALVRDITERKRAENELARRELLYRTLVDNAPLCIYLLDRELRTISANKSYCEIYGFRLEEIVGKTSLELFPSPYGEQFHNSDKQVLNSGQPLEIVKRHSVLGDRWVEMFKTPVRDAEGKITGVLGIFSDITERRKSEEKLRFQAAILENMNEWVVVADPQGRIAYLSPSVENDLEFTPGDLIGKSVSEIFGPYLIGATPQEIMEATRKGQWKGEIIFRMEDEDDVFISLQTSVIHNEKGEIVNLIGVARNITELKKLEEQLRQSLKMEAVGQLAGGVAHDFNNLLTGIIGNICLAQMKFPERIDKHLVDAKMAADRAASLVKQLLAFSRKSDIALQPIHLNEVVREICRLIGETFDRRIQIVMRLEENLPTILADYGQIQSAAMNLCVNARDAIQDAIHNQETLPRMDNHYEIVLETSAAIVDRDYCQTHPFARLGRYIVLGVYDNGIGMDETTQQRAFDPFFTTKEVGKGTGLGLASAYGIVKQHNGWIELESQPGEGTRFKIYLPVQEDVNLTKDIEEEPPAPAGFETILLVDDEEMIRNIAKESLENLGYTVLLAADGKEGLNLFLRNKNRIHLTILDLSMPEMSGREVLAAIKNDAPDAKVIISSGYSEAGQAEDLLRFGAAEIVSKPYRLSDFSLKIRQVLDETL, encoded by the coding sequence ATGAACGCGTTTCATAAATGGTGGATGAATTTTTTGTGGTTCCAATACGTTTTTTTGTTCATCCAATCGTCGGCTCATTCCCAAAATCTTCCCGCCGCGGCATGGCGATCAATCGAACCTCCTATCGAAAAACTAGACCAACCCTGGAAAATGCAATCTTATATTGAAGACGCTGCCCTTCATTACAAACTCATTTTCCATTTCGATTTCGACCGCTTGGGGAATGTTTGGTTCGCCACGGAAGAAGGTCTCTATCAATATGACGGATACGTATGGCGGCGTTATACGGAATCGGAAGGTTTGCCGACTCGATTCGTCCGATGCGTACTGTCCGCCAGCGATGGAAGATTATGGGTAGGAACGGATCGAGGCGCAGGCGTATACGACGGCGCAACCTTTCAATCTTTCGATTCTCAAACGGGACTAGCCAAAACCAGCGTACGCCGGATCGTTGAAGACAAGGATGGCGCCCTATGGTTCTGTTGCGACCGTTGGCCCCAAGAAAATGCGGCGGGAGGCCTCTTTTCCTATCGAAACGGCGAATGGAAAATCTACGGGGAAAAAGACGGCTTGCCCAGCGATTATATCGTCGATTATTTTCGCGATTCGCAAAACCGTCAGTTCGTATTGACTTCCAAAGGCTTGGCCCAATGGATGAACGGACGCTGGATCAATCCATTGGAAATGGAAAACCTGCCCGGCGCCAACGATTTTTTCTGGTGCATTGCGGAATCGCCTCAATGGGGCGTTCTCGCTACAACCGCCAAGGCGCATTATCTATTAAAAAACGGCCAATGGATCCGCTTCGACAATTTGTTCCCCAAACCGAACAAAATCTGTTCCACGCGCGATGGTCTGCTTATTTCATGTCAGGATACGGAAACGAACCTCCGCGCCTTTCTACAATGGAACGGTTGGAATTTTACGGCGTTTTCGGGAAATATCCTGAATCCCATCGGGAATATCGAATTCTGCCGAGAAGCTCCGGACGGTTCGTTATGGGCCGTAGGATACGCTTGCATCATGCGTTGGATGCGAGAGGGGAGCGAGTGGCGGGAATACGAAAACCTTCCGCCCCCGCGCTGCGTAGATCGACAAGGCCGCGTGTGGTTCGCCGGAGAAGAGGGAATCGTCCGTTATGACGGGGGCCGCCAATGGAAAACCTGTTCCGCCGTTTTCGATAACATCGCCCTCGGAAGGGACAATGACGTCTGGGGTTGGAAAGAGAAAGTCATCGCCCGTTTCGCCGGTGATGAGATCGTCGATTATGGATTGGACGAAACGGGATTGGCCCAGCCCCAAGGATTCAATAAAGATTCACAGGGGAAAATCTGGTTTAACGGCCTTGATAAGAATGGAAATCAAGCTCTTTCCGTTTTCGATGGGAAAAATTGGAATCCGCTAATCCTGCCGGAATTGCAGTCGGGCCGCATCGTTCAAAGCGCTTCCGATCCCATTCAAGGCATGTGGTATCTGCTGGAGAAAGAAAAAAAGTTCGAACTATATTACATCAATCAAGAGATGGCGCAAAAACAACGGCTCGACGATTTAGTGGCGAACGCCGGCCGCATCACCTTTTTTGTCAATCGAAAAAGAGAATTGTGGTTTTATGGCGAAACCGGCGTTTATTCTTATGTCGGACCGGAAGGAAAAAAAGAATGGATGCCGATAGTTGGGATTCCAGGCAAAAACGTCTTCTCGATGTTCGAAGACAATCGCCGGGACGACGTTTGGTTCGGCTATTACAGCCCTTATGCTGACTATGGCGTTATAACGCGCTTGAACAAGCTCACTCAAAAATGGGACTATTACGCAGTCGATGCTCGGCGATTCGGCAAAATCAACGAGGAGGGAACGATTCTATTCGGCGGCTATCGCCGCCTCTTCATCGCATCGGAAAAGACCAACCATATTCCTATCCAACTCACGATTCCGAACGCCGCCGAAGTCCATGACGCTTTTATAGACCAACGGGGCGATATTTGGATTCAAACGGAACAATCGACGCTGCGTTACCATCCCGACGAAATCAAGCCGAAAACCGTTATTGTCAACGTTCCCGATGAAATCTTGGAAGGAGAAGCCATCGATGTCAAACTATATGGCATCGAACGCTACTCTCCCCATTTATCCGACAGAAATTTTCATTTCTCCTGGCGAATCGACGAGGGGGAATGGAGTCTATATCAAGAGGCTCAAAACAGAACTATCTCCATAAGCGGCTTTCGTTCTGGACGGCGGACTATCTACATTCGCGCTCGAGACGAAGGCTTGGATATAGAAGATTCGCCGGTCCAGCATTCTTTCTACGTTAGGCCCAACAGCCTCTTTGGATACGCCTCGATTCAAGCGTTCTTCGTTATCGGTTTCAGCCTCATTTCGTTCCTCGCCGTCTACTCTCTTTGGGCTAGGCGAAAAATCGCGCAATACGCCGCGAGATTGCAAGAAAATCTTGAAGTTCGGACTTCGGAACTGAAACATAGCGAAGAACGATTTCGTAATTTGGTGGATCAAGCGGCCGAATTCATCATCGTCAATGACGAAGATGGAAGGATTATCGACGCCAACCGTTACGCCTGCGAGTCCTTGGGATACGCCCGCGAAGAGTTATTGTCTCTCACCCTCAATGATTTGGAAATCAGCGTTCCTTTTCAAATCAAAAGCGCCGTCATGCGGGAACTGACGCCCGACGCTCCCGTAACCGTTCCAGGGATTTTTCAACGTAAGGACGGAAGCCGATTTCCCATAGAAGCTCGCGTCGGCCTTTTCGAATCGGGAAGCGATCGATTTTACCTCGCTCTCGTCCGCGACATTACGGAACGAAAGCGCGCGGAAAATGAATTGGCGCGGCGGGAATTGCTTTACCGCACCCTCGTCGATAATGCGCCTTTGTGCATCTATCTTCTGGATCGCGAACTCCGTACTATTTCCGCCAATAAAAGTTATTGCGAAATCTACGGTTTTCGCCTGGAAGAGATTGTGGGAAAGACCAGCCTGGAATTGTTTCCCTCCCCTTACGGCGAGCAATTTCATAACAGCGATAAACAGGTTCTTAATTCGGGCCAACCATTGGAAATCGTCAAGCGCCATTCCGTTCTCGGCGATCGATGGGTGGAAATGTTCAAAACGCCGGTTAGAGACGCCGAAGGGAAAATCACAGGCGTTTTAGGAATATTCAGCGATATAACAGAGAGGAGAAAAAGCGAAGAAAAACTGAGATTCCAAGCCGCCATCCTAGAAAACATGAACGAATGGGTTGTCGTAGCCGATCCCCAAGGACGAATCGCCTACCTCAGTCCTTCCGTCGAAAACGATCTTGAATTCACTCCTGGCGATTTAATCGGAAAAAGCGTTTCGGAAATATTCGGACCGTACCTCATAGGCGCTACTCCCCAAGAAATTATGGAAGCGACGAGAAAAGGCCAATGGAAAGGCGAGATTATTTTTCGTATGGAAGATGAAGACGACGTCTTCATCTCCTTGCAAACCAGCGTTATTCATAATGAAAAAGGAGAAATCGTCAACTTAATCGGCGTAGCCCGCAACATCACGGAGTTGAAAAAGCTGGAAGAACAATTGCGGCAATCTCTCAAAATGGAAGCGGTTGGCCAATTGGCCGGAGGCGTGGCCCATGATTTCAACAATCTCTTGACCGGGATCATCGGCAATATCTGTCTGGCGCAAATGAAATTTCCAGAACGGATCGATAAGCATCTCGTCGACGCTAAAATGGCGGCGGATCGAGCCGCCTCGCTGGTGAAACAACTCCTCGCCTTCAGCCGTAAAAGCGATATCGCCTTGCAGCCAATCCATTTGAACGAAGTCGTCCGAGAAATATGCCGCCTTATCGGCGAAACGTTCGACCGGCGCATTCAAATCGTTATGCGGCTAGAAGAAAATCTTCCGACGATTCTTGCAGACTACGGCCAAATCCAATCGGCGGCGATGAACCTTTGCGTCAACGCCCGCGACGCCATTCAGGACGCCATACACAACCAGGAGACGCTCCCGAGGATGGATAACCATTACGAAATCGTCCTGGAAACCAGCGCGGCGATCGTTGATCGAGACTACTGTCAAACCCATCCTTTCGCACGGCTCGGCCGATATATCGTCCTTGGCGTATACGATAATGGAATCGGGATGGACGAAACAACGCAACAACGAGCCTTCGATCCCTTTTTTACCACAAAGGAAGTCGGCAAGGGAACCGGCCTTGGCTTAGCGAGCGCTTACGGAATCGTAAAACAACATAACGGGTGGATCGAATTGGAAAGCCAACCCGGCGAGGGGACGCGTTTTAAAATTTATCTTCCTGTTCAGGAAGACGTCAATCTAACCAAAGATATTGAAGAGGAGCCGCCCGCCCCCGCTGGATTCGAAACCATTCTGCTCGTCGACGACGAAGAAATGATTCGAAATATCGCCAAGGAATCCCTCGAAAATCTTGGTTATACAGTTTTGTTGGCGGCGGACGGCAAGGAGGGATTGAACCTTTTTTTAAGAAACAAAAACCGCATTCATCTGACGATCCTCGATCTTTCCATGCCGGAAATGTCGGGACGCGAAGTTTTAGCGGCGATTAAAAACGATGCGCCGGACGCGAAGGTGATTATCAGCAGCGGTTATTCCGAAGCCGGCCAGGCGGAAGATCTGCTCCGTTTCGGCGCCGCGGAAATCGTCTCTAAACCCTACCGCCTTAGCGATTTCTCCCTCAAAATAAGGCAAGTTTTAGACGAAACCCTTTGA